The following coding sequences are from one Triticum dicoccoides isolate Atlit2015 ecotype Zavitan chromosome 4A, WEW_v2.0, whole genome shotgun sequence window:
- the LOC119288860 gene encoding ATP synthase protein MI25-like has product MRFLSTDMKDRNMLFSAIPSICASSPKKISIYNEEMIVARCFIGFLIFSRKSLGKTFKETLDGRIESIQEELQQFFNPNEVIPEESNEQQRLLRISLRICSTVVESLPTARCAPKCEKTVQALLCRNLNVKSATLLNATSSRRIRLQDDIVTGFHFSVSERFVSGSTFKASTIDLI; this is encoded by the coding sequence ATGAGATTTCTTTCTACGGATATGAAGGATAGAAATATGCTATTTTCTGCTATTCCATCTATTTGTGCATCAAGTCCGAAGAAGATCTCAATCTATAATGAAGAAATGATAGTAGCTCGTTGTTTTATAGGCTTTCTCATATTCAGTCGGAAGAGTTTAGGTAAGACTTTCAAAGAAACTCTCGACGGGAGAATCGAGTCTATTCAGGAAGAATTGCAGCAATTCTTCAATCCTAACGAAGTAATTCCGGAGGAATCCAATGAACAACAACGATTACTTAGGATCAGCTTGCGAATTTGCAGCACCGTAGTAGAATCATTACCAACGGCACGCTGTGCGCCTAAGTGCGAAAAGACAGTGCAAGCTTTGTTATGCCGAAACCTAAATGTAAAGTCAGCAACACTTCTAAATGCCACTTCTTCCCGCCGCATCCGTCTTCAGGACGATATAGTCACAGGTTTTCACTTTTCAGTGAGTGAAAGATTTGTATCCGGGTCTACGTTCAAAGCTTCTACCATAGACCTAATTTGA